In Oncorhynchus gorbuscha isolate QuinsamMale2020 ecotype Even-year linkage group LG08, OgorEven_v1.0, whole genome shotgun sequence, one genomic interval encodes:
- the LOC124040631 gene encoding TOG array regulator of axonemal microtubules protein 1-like, with product MATLGDMYVHLQRTMDSELEGTARVLLHKASEANAFIRQGANFALGHMVQSCTPTRVMNALLVGGLSHRNAAVRSCTAQHLERLAEVMGTARLLSGKKDLTDRFLIAVSKLAVDPAQEVRHHGRNILSNMATNGDFPKMWDKFAPRKERESLREVISKVNLKERIKLHDWRYMLEFRVDD from the exons ATGGCCACACTGGGTGACATGTACGTCCACCTCCAGAGGACCATGGACAGTGAGTTGGAGGGGACGGCACGCGTGCTGCTGCACAAAGCCAGCGAGGCCAACGCCTTCATCCGGCAGGGCGCCAACTTTGCCCTGGGTCACATGGTGCAGAGCTGCACCCCTACACGTGTCATGAATGCCCTGCTGGTCGGTGGGctgag CCACCGTAACGCTGCGGTGAGGAGCTGCACTGCTCAGCACCTGGAGAGACTGGCTGAGGTCATGGGGACGGCTCGTCTCCTGTCGGGGAAGAAAGACCTCACTGACCG tttCTTGATTGCCGTCAGTAAACTGGCTGTGGACCCTGCACAGGAAGTCAG GCATCATGGTCGCAATATCTTGAGCAACATGGCCACCAATGGCGACTTTCCTAAAATGTGGGACAAATTCGCTCCGAGGAAAGAACGAGAATCCTTGAGGGAGGTCATCTCAAAGGTTAACCTCAAAGAAAG